A single window of Populus nigra chromosome 17, ddPopNigr1.1, whole genome shotgun sequence DNA harbors:
- the LOC133677456 gene encoding uncharacterized protein LOC133677456, which translates to MAMPWVMALWMANMVWVALIGWVSSCLTVADELASSLRTGDIGLFHVG; encoded by the coding sequence ATGGCAATGCCATGGGTTATGGCCTTATGGATGGCAAATATGGTGTGGGTGGCACTTATTGGATGGGTTTCTTCTTGCTTGACTGTTGCTGATGAGCTTGCCAGCTCTCTGAGAACTGGAGATATTGGTCTTTTTCATGTTGGCTGA